Proteins found in one Abyssibius alkaniclasticus genomic segment:
- a CDS encoding c-type cytochrome has protein sequence MKFSVITSTVAASLVAGVVFAGGHLAYEQRQAAMKAMGGSLRVVGGMAQGAVPFDADTLATTLATMQAAAETAQGAFPAEPDVSENSKALAAIWEDREDFDMRLQTLVDTFTTAAANPPADAAALGALLGQVGPQCQTCHQNYRQPTE, from the coding sequence ATGAAATTTTCAGTCATTACATCAACCGTCGCCGCCTCGCTTGTTGCCGGCGTGGTGTTTGCGGGCGGACATCTGGCCTATGAGCAGCGCCAGGCGGCGATGAAAGCAATGGGCGGCAGTTTGCGCGTGGTCGGCGGCATGGCCCAGGGTGCAGTGCCGTTTGATGCCGATACGCTTGCCACCACCCTGGCCACGATGCAGGCAGCGGCTGAAACCGCGCAGGGCGCCTTCCCCGCCGAGCCAGATGTAAGCGAGAACTCCAAGGCGCTTGCCGCAATCTGGGAAGACCGCGAAGATTTCGACATGCGCCTGCAAACGCTGGTTGATACATTCACCACCGCCGCAGCCAACCCGCCGGCCGATGCCGCCGCGCTGGGTGCGCTGCTTGGTCAGGTTGGTCCGCAATGCCAAACCTGCCACCAGAACTATCGCCAGCCGACCGAATAA
- a CDS encoding c-type cytochrome has protein sequence MRRVIKFCAVAAVLAAAAFFYLTAPNRLPPDPIYDLPGDVQAGARIFSIAGCASCHMAKGATGEAKLLLGGGQEFVSPFGTFVAPNISSDVDTGIGGWSAYDLANALLRGISPEGSHYYPVLPYASYARMRPADVVDLRAYLATLPAVSQVNAPHDLPLPFRLRRGLGLWKLLFLNDDAIMPEAPAAGRYLVEGLGHCAECHTPRNLMGGLDRNRWLAGAPNPAGTGRIPNITPGARDVGNWSVAEMVFYFETGFTPDFDTAGGEMVEVIANLSTLPAADREAIAAYLKSIPALTDAPSP, from the coding sequence TTGCGCCGAGTCATCAAATTCTGCGCCGTTGCCGCCGTTCTGGCGGCGGCGGCCTTCTTTTACCTGACAGCCCCCAACCGCCTGCCGCCGGACCCGATTTATGACCTGCCAGGCGATGTTCAGGCCGGTGCGCGCATCTTCAGCATTGCCGGCTGCGCCTCGTGCCACATGGCCAAGGGCGCCACGGGTGAGGCAAAGCTTCTGCTGGGCGGCGGGCAGGAATTCGTCTCGCCCTTTGGCACATTCGTGGCGCCGAACATATCCTCCGACGTGGACACCGGCATTGGCGGCTGGTCGGCCTATGATCTGGCGAATGCGCTGCTGCGCGGCATTTCCCCCGAAGGCAGCCACTATTACCCGGTTCTGCCCTATGCCTCTTATGCGCGGATGCGCCCGGCCGATGTGGTCGATCTGCGCGCCTATCTGGCCACGCTACCCGCCGTAAGCCAGGTGAATGCCCCGCACGACCTGCCCCTGCCCTTTCGTCTGCGCCGCGGCCTTGGCCTGTGGAAACTGCTGTTCTTGAATGATGATGCCATCATGCCCGAGGCACCCGCAGCCGGGCGCTATCTGGTGGAAGGGCTTGGCCATTGCGCCGAATGCCACACCCCGCGCAACCTGATGGGCGGGCTGGACCGCAACCGCTGGCTGGCCGGCGCGCCAAACCCCGCTGGCACAGGGCGCATTCCCAACATTACCCCCGGTGCGCGCGATGTTGGCAATTGGAGCGTGGCCGAGATGGTCTTTTACTTTGAAACTGGCTTCACGCCCGATTTTGACACGGCAGGCGGCGAAATGGTCGAGGTGATCGCCAATCTCTCCACCCTGCCCGCCGCCGATCGCGAGGCGATTGCCGCCTATCTCAAATCCATCCCCGCGCTCACTGACGCCCCGTCACCCTGA